tgtcaatttttttttctaactgaGTTAAGTATCTCTAAAACAAGAAAacttttaataacattttaGTCCCTAAATGCGGTCAGGAATACACCTTTAAAATCTGTCAGGTTAATCGTTTCCCACTCTTTATCCTGTACCTGGCTAGCATTAACAGGACGAATTTGTTCCAGACACGGGGAGCTCTCAGCTAAGCGAAGTGGGTGACCGGTGTGGTGATGGAGTTGGTAATACTGAAGGCTCGAGCCCAACTGAATCGTCTCGTGTCGGAGAAGCGGAGGCGAGGCGGGGGCGAGGGCGAGGGcgcgcggcggcgccggcgcagcATGACGCACGCGCCTCGCTCGCCCGCGCCCTTACTCGACGCCGCGGGCTACAACGCCTCGCTGTACAACGCGTCGCTCTACAACGCCTCGCGCTTCAACCTCACCTACGACGCTGACTACGACCAGCTGAACGGGAACGCCACGGACGACGATAACCACTGGTTCTGTGCGAAGTGGACCAATGCGCAGCAGGACTTGTTTCAGGTCGGTACGAGTATCaaaacttaaggggcccacacaTTACCAGTTCGTCGGACGACATCAgcttgtcagttgttcggagctgtcaaattttgcgtttaaccaggcgtggctcactccgcgatttcgtcgctttgcaacagtaatccgttccacaccaattttggtggctagccataagccgcgcgtggcgctgtcgccacctattagcggccatatctgtcctgatcctCATCATAACAGaggcgttttgttagagagtgagtcttactcctattatttattctgtggtttaactgacaggccgatatcgtccggcggtaGAGAGACCCCACTCTTccgtcttttgagcgtcagcatctagtcagcgctatggaaaatggtgtTGCTGCACAGTTGCGCCAACGAGTTGATTAGACGCTGACGTTCGAGAgaacgctagtgtggggtctctCTTACTCATTTAGGCTTCGATCTTGATATATTCATGGTCTTTGATGTAGTATAGTCGTGGCACCTGAAATAGGGACTATAGGACATCTTGTAAtcctataagaaaaaaaaagtgttgGCGCTAATGTAGAAAACGTGccccaaatacaaattactctagttttaataaagtaaagtaaagattAGGTAttaaaggcaaaaaaaaataccatatCCGTAGACCTTGTAAGTATAAGCATAGACTACCAATAAGGCAACTTAAGTTTCACTTACAACACAATATTAGCATAACATTCTCATGCTCCGactacgtaaaaataatattgtGTTCACCGAAGTTTTACCGTATATCGTTCTCAATTTATTAACAAGACAGGATAATAGAACAGGCACTTTTAAGCACGTTGAGCGATGTCTATTATCGCTTTTTCCGAACACTAAATTACATCGATAAAGTTAACAGATCTCTTCGAAAAGTGCTTTAAATGATGGGTTTTTGTAACGGAATAATAATTGCAATTCTCGTCTAACGTGGAAACTAATTTGTTAAATCGAATTTGGTAGATTGGATGCCAAAATGTTCGTTGGTCGGCTGTCTATTGCCTGTTCCGGAAGATTTATGCATGCCGCTTGGCTTGTAGCTGAACAAATACCTGGGCCCGTACTATCCAGATGGGTTTCATTGTTTTGCGAAACAACGCTTTTTGCTCTTATTTATTGTCTGTTTTAGAAGCCATAATAGACTTGCATGTAGGTTTTTACTCGGGTAAGActaaaccaaaaggaagaatCATGCTTTCAGCAACATACCTGTCTGTGTGAGATGAATTCTTTAGACCGTGTTTTGCTTTATGTTAACTTTGTCGTACACGACTGACATGGATtgtataaataggtacctacctacttattatctTTCAAAAAAATTACCACAGAACGTACCTATATAGACCTATGTTTAAACATATCCaattccaaaaaatatttttgtagcaCATTTTGTTATTTTACGCCCATCTCCGTTACCATTCCGTTACTAACTACagtatttttcacatagcttggggaagatgacagctgtcatctaTATAAATGTATTGAGATGACATCTGGCACTATACCCAAGCCGTGTAAAAAATACTGTattaacaccttcactgcgatAGCCACCCCTATTCgagaacgagcgagcgaagcgaacgaagttcttacattcgacttgtgacacgcggctggctaggggcacgttccggcatttcgatgtttttaagctgaactatcagaggatagtttgatactcaagaagttaagtaaatttgttctaatttaaatgaaattgggtaaacgtgtagttgagggcattatattttagtcattaaattatgagcaggctcgatcaaggggttattgagctagaagagcttagaaggctaaaaacctatttgtgaggggtcttgctattctggtcatctttttgcaagaaagtatgatGGAGtatggtatcaaatgaaagtgctcggcttgcacttttataatatcgttttaaaatttaccattttgaaataattagcaagataaaaataaacataatataggtatttgacatttgacaggaaatatttcggcttaccacagatacggtatcagttaagggctccacagaccttgtaatatatccacgcgatttttgatccattgccgcctatagtgggacataaaatagtagaaataaaataaaatggaactctaaaatttccatactgtagtcggtcaaacaagtctgtcagtagaaaaaggcgcgatattcaaattttctatgggacgataacccttcgcgcctacatttttttgccgcttttttctactgacggaaatggcttgacagactataaattgttggcccccgttttttttttcttgaaaattattttctactattttatgtcgaactatacgagtaagtaggtgcaacaaagtcaatcgctctatataatttttggcaaaccgcgagttctcagttcggggcgaactactagtgtTAACTTAAaatccattttttttaacaggcAGCGAATCTCTGTTTCGCGATCGCGTTCCTCGCGCCGAAGAGCTTCAAGCAGAGCATCCTCGTGCTGCGCGCGCTCGCGTGCGCCGGTGCCGTGCTCATGGGCATGTGGGCCGGCGCTGAGGTGTGCGCGCCTGATGTGCTGGCTTGGAGTCTGGCGTTGGTGTTCGTCAATTCTGTACATACAATCTTCTTGATTATAaggtaaatattttttgctaccAATAAAGTGGTGTTGAAGTATAGTTTAGAGTACTGGCTTGCAGATACACGCGAGTCCTTGTCAACTCTGTAGGTACTCTCTGTACGGCGTGGTGCAAAAATGcatacccactttatgaatataatatatcataaagAGAGTATatactagagatgccccgaatagtgaatttggccgaataccgaatattcggcaagacatgcgaacattttgagtcacaattattacgaAAACTGTTAGctaacaaagcacaacgtttgctaagatatatttttatgtagaacagaattaatgaatgtagttcgagtcaatcaaatcagacccacgataaaaataaaatattttagaatcaacaaatgctcaaaaacgtgccttcgtatttaaccactttccaagaatacattttaaatattaaatatacctagtttttagttattatttgtgaaatttttctttttaggtaggtgcagcagatattcggtattcggccgaataccgaatattcggcaaagttgccgaataggccggataccgaatagttgccgaatatccgtggcatctctaatataTACTTACTGCAGCTGTGTATAGATCGTGGTCAGAGCTGAGAATTGAATaagtcaaacctaacctaaccgtaATCATGACCGCAACCTAACCGGGGCATTCCAGAAATGACTGAAGGCGGGACTGACAAGATTTAATCTTTGGACAATGTCAGGAGTGTCGTGCCAACGAATGTCCCATTTAAAGATTTTAATAAAATCTGTAAATTGATCCGAACCCACCGTAAGCTTGTTCCCTTCATCCCACAGGTTTCTTCCCCCAGCGCTCTCGCTGGAACTCACCGAGCTGTACCTCAAGCTCTTCAAGCCGCTTAAAGTGAACAAGAAGCACTTCCAAGAGCTGACGCGTGAGGCCAAGGTGCTGCGGCTGGAGCCGGGCGAGGCGTATGCCGTGGAGGATGTCACGCCCGCGGATGAGAGGCTGTCTATACTGCTGAAGGGGAAGTGAGTTGTTGCCAGTCATTCCATTCATTCACTCTTGGCACATTGAGCCATTATTGAGCCGCTTTGCTGTAACTCAAGTTGTTCAAACTGTGCTGCTTTTTGTACTGTTAAAGGTTAAGTGAGTTGTTttagatattgttaattttactaTTCATTGCATCCATTCCGTATTGAGCTATTCTTGACCAAATCAATCGAATTACTGGATCAGAAGCATTCCCAAAAAAGAGGCACTGCTCTTTTTAATCCTAGGAGAAAATGAGATGTTTACGATATTTTGAAAGGAACCTGCGCTTGGTTTTGGTTAAATCTGacaaaactacaaaatattataCCAACGTACATCTGCTCATGTCAGAGTACCTACTTGCTAACTCTAACATTTACTTGATACCTACATATCTTGACAGTAATTTGGAACACGAAAGACgattttttcagataaactCGATTTATTTTAACTTGATAGGTTGCACACCTACACTTATAGAATAGCGAACGTATAAAATTAGTCAATGAATAAATAGGTACTCATTGAATAATTACGAAACTTTTATATAAACCAGATATAAACTAAATGCTTATTGGGCAAATTGCATGTGCAATTTACTTGTACATAAAAGTAAACActttctataaaataaatatagccgGTCTCTACTACACTCATCATATTACGATCCATGTTGGCAACATAAGACTCTCTGCATTTAAAACTTGCCCGCTTTTACTGACTTCGCTGCAGTCATATTTCCTGAAAGGTGTTAGTTACAGCATGTGCCTTGGGGCACTTTGAGGTGCTTAACACGTAAAAATAGCACCCCCATTAGTGAGAGGTATATCTGGTCTAGTCTAGAGGTGGAAAATTATAGTTATGCAAGCTTGCCAACAACATGAATTTGGGACTGAAGAACCTGCATaatatagtgcataattattttcacctcagcagctcgaacaagggtactttgcttcttaaaaacagtgagcaaaatgcgattttgctcactgagtcattttgtctcactcagtgagcaaaatcgcattttgctcactgggtGTCTCTcagtcagtgagcaaaatgcgattttgctcactgagtgagacaaaatgacattcaaatgacctttatagtcaaatgtcatttcaacatgcggggtctaatacaatttcgatatacttgggttctattatctctgtccctctaggaatgttctcactgcttagggtgaaaaattttgtgtactacacgagatcaaagttatttacatctcgtgcgcttttgaatcccttactacgctcaagattctaaattagattcactcgctacgctcgtgaatctattatagaatctttcgcttgcacgggactcaaaataagcactcgaagaaatatcaaactttgatctcttgttgtacaaataactatttccatcgtattttcacggaaacttacgaacgtgtcttgctatttcagttagtctcggtacaaaaagtactgaggttgactgaagtggtatgacaaatatgaacgtttccgagaaaatacgatgaaaaacaattatgcactacatgtgTAGGTATTTAGGTAAACTCGAATTTTTGTGTCGGTCTCGcatcggtctattcagccaccaaaaCCGGTCTCTCGTCGGTACATAAAAAATCATCTGCAATAGACCAAAGGGTCACACAGAGAATTTGAttcaaagtttatttattttgataaagGATCATTTCCCTTAAGTTTACcctttttacatattttaacttAAATAGGGAGCTACCAAAATACTCAGAAATTACCGCTGTGTAGTTAAATTTCAATTGCACAGATAAACAAACCAAACATAACgcaataaaatgtatatttgtGGCCAAGCCTTCAAACAAAGGAATGTTTACAAACATTTGTTGAATGTTTTCATCACGTCAGTTGTAGTGGTTAACATTGTTTACTATGTgttttatgtaattaattagCACTTATTTGCACCTAAAATGTTTATCTAGAATAGGGCGTGGCGTAGGTCACGCCTGAAATTAAAATTGCTTCCACGCTTAGTGTTAGCACTTTCAATTCCCTTAAAAGCCGACACAGCTCATATATCAAGAGGGAATTGACTCGCCTTGCATGttatccatactaatataaAAATGCATAAGTAACTTGGTATCTCTGTTTGTTATATGAGtcatacaggccaattcgaacgtatacTGACATCAAACTGATAccaaaatgatgtcatttagttatcatgcgtctcgctcgcgccaatacatgtacggacaagtacgagcgaaatttGATATATAGACTGTTTTGAGATATCTGTACATGCTTTATTGTTAATGGTACATTctatttctgaccgcagctgcactactggtactgaacgcgtcggtgttattgtcaatttccatagtaaaatgtacagtagtgcagctgtcgttggaaatggactgtcaccttaaaggTAATTTGTCACTTTTTTACAGAATGCGGGTCAGCTGTGACGAGACGCACCTGCACTTCATTCAGCCGTACCAGTTCATAGACTCGCCGGAGTGGGAGGCCAACCGCGAGCAATCCGATGACGTCTTCCAGGTACGAATCATTTTTAAAACTTGTATTAGGTACTgatactagtgctcgacatgctaatgcccaatagatgacaccctgctgtcacctctattggaAATGactcgagcaccagtaccaccaccttatattTAAAGAAAACTGGAAAAGGAGGGGCATTAAAGATTAAAAGATCCTATTAACTTCCTTTTATCTCTTGACGGCCTAGCCTAGTCggccctgcctatgaagcaggtggtcccaggttcaaatcctggcaagggcatttatttgtgtgtcccactgctgtgcaaaggcctcccctttctTCCGCCACTCATCACGGATTGGTGCATGCTAGCCAGTTGCTGCTATTCTGCGTcggataatatttaatatttattttaaaaacttaatttcAACTAAGCGAATAACCCACCAAGAATAAgcgggcatctcgctcgtttctGCCCAGAACGTGTAGAATGT
This genomic window from Cydia splendana chromosome 9, ilCydSple1.2, whole genome shotgun sequence contains:
- the LOC134793829 gene encoding blood vessel epicardial substance-A-like — translated: MELVILKARAQLNRLVSEKRRRGGGEGEGARRRRRSMTHAPRSPAPLLDAAGYNASLYNASLYNASRFNLTYDADYDQLNGNATDDDNHWFCAKWTNAQQDLFQAANLCFAIAFLAPKSFKQSILVLRALACAGAVLMGMWAGAEVCAPDVLAWSLALVFVNSVHTIFLIIRFLPPALSLELTELYLKLFKPLKVNKKHFQELTREAKVLRLEPGEAYAVEDVTPADERLSILLKGKMRVSCDETHLHFIQPYQFIDSPEWEANREQSDDVFQVSVVAEEVCTCVCWPRMRLERVLRHRPALKVVLDCLIGKDITLKLYSVSEGLGAGPSDRDAETAHLTRSASVDAVHEGTRGRLRSLAWRTRSTSKSSSYFQPMVARQFLKQSPFGRGVPRLLTQASSASLQPPRPRSPPRRAASFRRGREVKFAEAAHEMV